A section of the Marinimicrobium koreense genome encodes:
- a CDS encoding bifunctional serine/threonine-protein kinase/formylglycine-generating enzyme family protein: protein MHIPGYRIIRKINQGGMSTVYLAIQLSVGREVALKVMSPALNGDPVFSERFQREANIVGQLSHPNIVSIYDIGRYKNLNYIAMDYLAGGSIHEKMASGLSTQEVLRITREIAGALDHAHEKGYIHRDIKPENILFREDNSAVLSDFGVAKTVSSASRMTNAGTVVGTPHYMSPEQTRGKPVDGRADIYSLGVVFYEMLTGQVPYQADEAVAIAIKHLTAPIPKLPPQYQAYQKILNQLLAKDPDNRFQRGRDVIAAIDALEGPAGLGQTYFTTADSTRVQLLSLFRALLATTLGALREQIRLAWQSLCSLRWTPRRGLYRHPQIRVTEIKGPLSPPQEHTTVISTQVQQAAHYHSLWRGRRLVSRTLTLVILLTVIWGAFSLALNEWTLPGERWLPDPVQSLARRTAHLIAPTPTEPRPQPVRTTEIPTTPLVLRPEPETENQSSTEALMGMRPETPVETPTAAPPRYELRVTPEPENARVRILNIPDRYYPGIPLLPGRYHIETSYAGYDTDTRWIEVEDEAVTLPVSLRKTPVAGATFYNELRDGDRGPEMVIVPAGRFTMGSKLDSRSMPERNVRIPRAFAISRFEITFADYDKFARATDRPLPDDERWGRDNRPVINVSWNDALAYVNWLSESTGKRYRLPSEAEWEYAARAGTQTTFWWGEAGADADGLANCRRGCNSEYTGLFSSKSAPVGSYPANAFGLHSVAGNAAEWTQDCYRNHLLEMPQNGTPLITENCTERTIRGGSFEDSVGNIATHVRRGAPTDYRESNLGFRVVVELY from the coding sequence ATGCATATTCCCGGCTACCGCATCATTCGCAAAATCAACCAGGGCGGGATGTCCACCGTCTACCTTGCCATTCAACTGAGCGTGGGCCGAGAAGTTGCCTTGAAAGTCATGTCTCCGGCGCTCAATGGCGATCCGGTGTTCAGCGAACGCTTTCAGCGCGAAGCCAATATCGTCGGGCAACTGTCGCACCCTAACATCGTCTCCATCTACGATATCGGGCGTTACAAGAACCTGAACTACATCGCCATGGACTATCTGGCCGGCGGTTCCATTCACGAAAAAATGGCCTCCGGGCTGAGCACTCAGGAAGTCCTGCGAATTACTCGGGAAATCGCCGGGGCGCTGGACCACGCTCACGAGAAAGGCTATATCCACCGGGATATCAAACCCGAAAACATTCTGTTCCGCGAAGACAACTCCGCGGTATTGTCCGACTTTGGGGTCGCCAAGACCGTCAGCTCCGCCTCCCGGATGACCAACGCCGGCACGGTGGTCGGCACGCCTCATTACATGAGCCCGGAGCAGACCCGGGGAAAACCCGTGGACGGTCGCGCCGATATTTACAGCCTGGGTGTGGTCTTTTACGAAATGCTGACCGGACAAGTGCCCTACCAGGCGGACGAAGCAGTGGCCATCGCCATCAAGCACCTGACCGCGCCCATTCCCAAGCTCCCGCCCCAGTATCAGGCGTACCAGAAGATTCTCAATCAGTTGCTCGCCAAAGACCCGGACAATCGCTTTCAGCGGGGCCGGGATGTGATTGCGGCAATCGATGCACTGGAGGGGCCCGCCGGCCTGGGACAGACCTATTTCACCACCGCGGACTCCACCCGGGTTCAACTCCTCTCGCTGTTCCGGGCACTGTTGGCGACCACGCTCGGAGCCTTGCGAGAACAGATACGCTTGGCATGGCAGAGCCTGTGCTCGCTGCGCTGGACGCCGCGCCGCGGCCTGTACCGCCACCCACAGATCCGGGTAACCGAAATCAAGGGGCCACTGAGTCCGCCCCAGGAACACACCACTGTCATTTCCACCCAGGTGCAGCAGGCGGCGCACTACCACAGCCTGTGGCGAGGACGCCGGTTAGTTTCCCGCACTCTGACCCTGGTGATACTGCTGACAGTCATCTGGGGTGCCTTCAGCCTGGCGTTGAACGAATGGACACTGCCCGGTGAGCGCTGGCTGCCGGACCCGGTGCAGTCACTCGCTCGTCGCACCGCGCACTTGATCGCCCCGACACCGACCGAGCCCCGCCCCCAGCCGGTCCGCACCACCGAGATTCCCACGACTCCGCTGGTCTTGCGTCCCGAGCCCGAAACCGAGAATCAGAGCAGCACGGAAGCATTGATGGGGATGAGACCCGAGACACCCGTGGAAACCCCGACGGCCGCCCCACCACGCTACGAACTGCGGGTCACGCCGGAGCCGGAAAACGCCCGGGTCCGCATTCTGAACATACCGGATCGCTATTACCCGGGCATTCCCCTGTTGCCCGGGCGCTACCACATCGAAACCAGCTATGCCGGCTACGATACCGACACCCGATGGATTGAGGTGGAAGACGAGGCGGTGACGCTGCCGGTCTCCCTGCGCAAAACACCGGTGGCAGGTGCAACCTTTTACAACGAGCTCCGCGACGGCGACCGGGGGCCCGAGATGGTGATCGTTCCCGCCGGTCGTTTCACCATGGGCAGCAAACTGGACAGCCGCAGCATGCCCGAACGGAATGTCCGGATTCCCCGGGCATTCGCCATCAGCCGATTTGAAATCACCTTCGCCGACTACGACAAGTTTGCCCGGGCCACGGACCGCCCGCTGCCCGACGACGAGCGCTGGGGACGAGACAACCGGCCGGTGATCAATGTGAGCTGGAACGATGCCCTGGCCTACGTAAACTGGCTCAGTGAGAGCACCGGCAAACGCTACCGCTTGCCGAGTGAGGCGGAGTGGGAGTACGCCGCGCGGGCGGGCACCCAAACCACTTTCTGGTGGGGAGAAGCTGGCGCCGACGCTGACGGACTCGCGAACTGCCGAAGGGGCTGCAACAGTGAGTACACCGGTCTCTTTTCCTCAAAAAGCGCACCCGTGGGTTCCTATCCGGCCAATGCCTTCGGCTTGCACAGTGTCGCGGGTAATGCGGCCGAGTGGACTCAGGACTGTTACCGGAACCACTTGCTGGAAATGCCTCAGAACGGCACGCCCCTGATCACCGAAAATTGCACCGAGCGGACTATACGCGGAGGTTCGTTTGAAGATTCGGTGGGCAATATCGCCACCCATGTTCGGCGGGGTGCGCCCACTGATTATCGGGAGAGTAACCTGGGGTTCCGGGTCGTGGTCGAGTTGTACTGA
- the murB gene encoding UDP-N-acetylmuramate dehydrogenase, which produces MDIQDNISLQPYNTLAVPAKAQHYAEVTDVSQLPALRQFARDRNLPLLILGGGSNVVLREDFPGLVLHMRMTGKTLVQEDRHHGWLRVAAGENWHELVEYCLANEYWGLENLSLIPGSVGAAPIQNIGAYGVELKDVFSELEAMDVATGEVHRFDKDACEFGYRDSLFKRAGKDRYIILSVTLKLSRQPHLKVTYPALKEAVGAIPMAELTPLAVSEAVCRIRRSKLPDPVEIPNVGSFFKNPLVGLDQFLELQVRHPGLVSYPVDARHVKLAAGWLIERAGWKGVARGPVAVHAHQALVLTNPGRASGGEVLALAEEIRHSIAAEYGVDLEPEPRVYP; this is translated from the coding sequence GTGGATATACAAGACAATATCAGCCTTCAACCCTACAACACCCTGGCAGTGCCCGCCAAAGCGCAGCACTATGCGGAGGTCACAGATGTGTCGCAACTGCCCGCGTTGCGGCAGTTTGCGCGGGATCGAAATCTGCCCCTTCTGATTCTCGGTGGCGGTAGCAATGTCGTGTTGCGAGAGGATTTTCCCGGCCTGGTTCTGCACATGCGCATGACCGGTAAAACCCTGGTTCAGGAAGATCGCCATCACGGCTGGCTTCGCGTGGCCGCTGGGGAAAACTGGCATGAACTGGTTGAGTATTGTCTGGCGAACGAATACTGGGGGCTGGAAAATCTTTCGCTGATCCCGGGTTCTGTGGGGGCGGCGCCGATTCAGAATATTGGTGCCTACGGTGTGGAGCTGAAAGATGTATTTTCGGAGCTGGAGGCCATGGATGTGGCGACCGGTGAGGTGCATCGGTTCGATAAAGACGCCTGCGAATTCGGTTATCGCGACAGCCTGTTCAAACGGGCCGGTAAGGACCGGTACATCATTTTATCGGTGACTTTGAAACTGTCTCGGCAGCCGCATCTGAAAGTGACTTATCCGGCGTTGAAAGAAGCGGTGGGCGCGATACCCATGGCGGAACTGACGCCGCTGGCGGTGAGTGAGGCGGTGTGCCGGATTCGTCGCAGCAAACTGCCGGACCCGGTGGAGATTCCCAATGTGGGAAGTTTCTTCAAGAATCCGCTGGTGGGGCTGGATCAGTTTCTCGAACTGCAGGTGCGTCATCCCGGGCTGGTGTCCTACCCGGTGGATGCGCGCCATGTGAAGCTTGCCGCCGGATGGCTGATCGAGCGAGCGGGGTGGAAAGGCGTGGCCCGTGGGCCGGTGGCGGTGCACGCGCATCAGGCGTTGGTATTGACCAATCCGGGCCGGGCGTCCGGTGGGGAAGTGCTGGCTCTGGCCGAAGAGATTCGTCACTCCATTGCCGCGGAGTACGGTGTGGATCTTGAGCCCGAACCCCGGGTCTATCCCTGA
- a CDS encoding low molecular weight protein-tyrosine-phosphatase produces the protein MSVNVLFVCLGNICRSPTAHGIFEEKVRQAGLERRIQIDSAGTGAWHIGKGPDARSQRAALKRGYDLSQLRARQVNPADFDEYHYILAMDHSNLQDLQAMRPAHYSGHLGLFLEFGDNDHYREVPDPYYGEGDGFELVLDLVESACDGLLQHIKTQR, from the coding sequence ATGAGCGTAAATGTTCTATTTGTGTGTTTGGGGAATATCTGTCGGTCGCCTACCGCCCATGGGATATTTGAGGAGAAAGTCCGGCAGGCGGGATTGGAGAGACGTATCCAGATCGATTCGGCGGGTACGGGTGCCTGGCATATTGGTAAAGGGCCCGATGCGCGTTCCCAGCGTGCGGCACTCAAACGTGGCTACGACCTCAGTCAGCTTCGGGCCCGGCAGGTGAACCCGGCTGACTTTGACGAATACCACTACATCCTCGCCATGGACCACAGCAACCTGCAGGACCTGCAAGCCATGAGACCGGCTCATTACAGTGGGCATCTCGGTTTATTCCTGGAGTTTGGTGACAACGACCACTATCGCGAAGTGCCCGACCCCTACTACGGTGAAGGCGACGGTTTTGAATTGGTGCTCGATCTGGTTGAAAGCGCCTGCGACGGTCTGCTTCAACACATCAAAACTCAGCGGTAA
- the kdsB gene encoding 3-deoxy-manno-octulosonate cytidylyltransferase: MSFYVVIPARYASSRLPAKPLKDIAGKPMIRHVYERARESAATQVIIATDDERIEQAARAFGATVCMTSADHQSGTDRLQEVVSQLGLPDDAIVVNVQGDEPLIPPAVINQVAQNLAGDSSASVATLCEPIELVEDFCNPNIVKVVMDAHGRALYFSRAPIPYPRDAFAGEGRALPEDFVARRHIGIYAYRVGLLHRFVTWDQAPLERFESLEQLRVLWQGESIHVAEACRPVPGGVDTELDLDRVRRFFGN, from the coding sequence ATGAGCTTTTACGTTGTCATCCCCGCGCGCTACGCCTCCTCCCGGTTGCCCGCCAAGCCCCTCAAAGACATCGCCGGCAAGCCGATGATTCGGCACGTTTACGAGCGAGCCCGCGAGAGCGCCGCCACGCAGGTGATCATCGCCACGGATGATGAACGCATCGAACAGGCGGCCCGCGCGTTCGGGGCGACGGTGTGCATGACCTCTGCGGATCATCAGTCGGGAACCGACCGATTGCAGGAGGTGGTCAGTCAGTTGGGGTTGCCGGACGATGCGATTGTGGTCAATGTGCAGGGCGATGAACCTCTGATTCCGCCCGCGGTCATCAATCAGGTGGCGCAGAATCTGGCGGGTGATAGTTCGGCCAGTGTGGCAACCTTGTGTGAGCCGATTGAGTTGGTGGAGGATTTTTGTAATCCGAATATTGTGAAGGTGGTAATGGATGCCCATGGGCGTGCGCTGTATTTCAGTCGGGCGCCGATTCCGTATCCTCGCGATGCGTTTGCGGGTGAGGGTAGGGCGTTACCGGAGGATTTTGTGGCGCGGCGGCATATTGGTATTTATGCGTATCGGGTGGGGTTGTTGCACCGGTTTGTGACTTGGGATCAGGCGCCGTTGGAGCGGTTTGAGTCGTTGGAGCAGTTGCGGGTACTGTGGCAAGGTGAGTCGATTCACGTTGCTGAGGCTTGTCGGCCTGTTCCTGGTGGTGTTGATACTGAGCTTGATTTGGATCGGGTTCGGCGGTTTTTTGGTAACTGA
- the lpxK gene encoding tetraacyldisaccharide 4'-kinase, whose amino-acid sequence MTLASVWENAWYGKARWVYLFAPLAWLFRALARRRRSRLKSRAVAFDVPVVVVGNISVGGTGKTPLLIALVQRLRKAGYRPGVVSRGYGGKAPRYPLMVSADTPVTHCGDEPLAIARATQCAVCVSPDRVEAAQALREQGCDIVLSDDGLQHYRLARDLEIAVVDGARAFGNGWCLPVGPLREPVERLNEVDWVVVNGSEDKVRQQAPTLRTVQYTMKVTPDAWHRVSDGTRASLTHFAPQTSVHAVAGIGNPDRFFSTLKELGLEPVHHRFADHHHYRPGELVFQPAFPVVMTAKDAVKCQPFAQPDWWYLSVSATLPEAFWSEFLNRIESLKSTPETNSIP is encoded by the coding sequence ATGACGCTGGCCTCGGTCTGGGAAAATGCCTGGTACGGTAAGGCCCGCTGGGTGTATCTGTTCGCTCCTTTGGCCTGGCTGTTCCGGGCTTTGGCGCGCCGGCGTCGAAGCCGTCTCAAAAGTCGGGCGGTCGCCTTTGATGTGCCGGTGGTCGTCGTCGGCAATATCAGTGTGGGGGGCACCGGAAAAACCCCGTTGCTCATTGCCCTGGTCCAGCGTCTGCGCAAGGCAGGTTATCGCCCGGGCGTGGTCAGTCGGGGTTACGGAGGCAAGGCCCCGCGCTATCCGCTCATGGTTTCCGCAGACACCCCGGTCACGCATTGTGGCGATGAACCCCTGGCGATTGCACGGGCCACCCAATGCGCGGTGTGTGTCAGCCCGGATCGGGTGGAAGCGGCCCAAGCGCTGCGCGAGCAGGGCTGCGATATTGTGTTGAGCGATGATGGCCTGCAGCACTACCGCTTGGCCCGGGACCTGGAAATCGCCGTGGTCGATGGCGCGCGCGCGTTTGGCAACGGCTGGTGTCTGCCCGTGGGCCCATTGCGTGAACCGGTCGAACGGCTCAACGAAGTAGATTGGGTGGTGGTCAACGGTTCGGAGGACAAGGTGCGTCAACAGGCCCCGACGCTTCGCACCGTCCAGTACACCATGAAGGTGACCCCGGATGCCTGGCATCGGGTGTCCGATGGTACCCGCGCATCGCTGACCCATTTTGCCCCACAGACATCCGTGCACGCGGTGGCGGGAATCGGCAACCCCGACCGGTTTTTTTCCACGCTGAAAGAACTCGGCCTGGAACCGGTTCACCACCGCTTCGCCGATCATCATCACTACCGCCCGGGCGAGCTCGTTTTCCAGCCGGCCTTTCCGGTTGTGATGACCGCCAAAGATGCGGTCAAATGCCAGCCCTTCGCCCAGCCGGACTGGTGGTATCTGAGTGTCAGTGCGACATTGCCGGAGGCGTTCTGGAGCGAGTTTCTGAACCGTATTGAATCCCTGAAATCCACACCTGAAACGAATTCAATCCCATGA
- a CDS encoding ExbD/TolR family protein, which yields MQFRRQSRENDSINLTPLIDVVFLLLIFFMVSTTFTKETHLSIDLPEAEGEASEQDADAPLDILITAEGDYSINGRSLVNSKLVTLKSALEKASEGNNQLPLTITADAKAPHESVVRAMDAAGQLGFVHLSITTRRPESGE from the coding sequence GTGCAATTTCGACGTCAATCTAGAGAAAATGACAGCATCAATCTGACACCATTGATCGATGTGGTATTTCTGTTGCTGATTTTCTTTATGGTGTCCACCACCTTTACCAAAGAAACCCATTTGAGCATCGACCTGCCTGAAGCCGAAGGTGAAGCGAGCGAGCAGGACGCCGATGCGCCGCTGGATATTCTGATCACCGCGGAAGGCGATTACTCGATCAATGGTCGCAGCCTGGTAAACAGTAAGCTGGTGACCTTGAAGTCGGCCCTGGAAAAGGCCTCGGAGGGCAACAATCAGTTGCCTCTGACCATTACCGCTGATGCCAAAGCCCCCCACGAAAGCGTGGTCCGGGCCATGGATGCTGCCGGCCAGTTGGGGTTTGTGCACCTGAGTATCACCACCCGGCGCCCCGAGTCCGGGGAGTGA
- a CDS encoding MotA/TolQ/ExbB proton channel family protein produces the protein MFEIITAGGWLMVPIILCSILVIAIGGERYWTLDPKKIAPRHLLAQVWSWIKNNQLDAGKLRELKQSSPLGRILAAGLSNSRHGREVMKDSIQEAASQVIHEMERYLTILSTIANIAPLLGLLGTVIGMIKVFTAIMLQGTGNAGVLAGGISEALITTAAGLTVAIPAMILHRFFQRRVDTIVVTMEEEAVKLVDALHSDRRVDVKAN, from the coding sequence GTGTTTGAGATTATTACCGCGGGTGGCTGGTTGATGGTCCCCATTATTCTCTGTTCCATCCTGGTGATCGCCATTGGTGGAGAGCGTTACTGGACCCTGGATCCCAAAAAAATCGCCCCACGGCATCTGCTCGCACAGGTGTGGAGCTGGATCAAGAACAACCAGTTGGACGCGGGCAAACTCCGCGAGCTCAAACAGTCTTCCCCTCTGGGGCGCATTCTGGCCGCGGGGCTGAGTAACTCCCGCCATGGCCGGGAAGTCATGAAGGACAGTATTCAGGAAGCGGCCAGTCAGGTCATCCACGAGATGGAGCGTTACCTGACCATCCTCAGCACCATTGCCAATATCGCACCGCTGCTCGGTCTGCTCGGCACCGTGATCGGTATGATCAAGGTGTTTACCGCCATCATGCTACAGGGCACTGGCAATGCCGGCGTTCTGGCCGGCGGGATTTCCGAGGCGCTGATCACTACCGCCGCCGGCCTGACCGTGGCCATTCCCGCGATGATTCTGCACCGCTTTTTCCAGCGCCGGGTGGACACCATTGTGGTCACCATGGAAGAAGAAGCGGTAAAACTTGTGGACGCCCTGCACAGCGACCGTCGGGTCGATGTGAAAGCCAACTGA
- a CDS encoding DNA internalization-related competence protein ComEC/Rec2: MTSQGAPTVQSPGRQALVKSVHRLLKRRRLAFSLNAALLSASLGIILASQSARLPPPFALWLSAPLIACLFWRAPRWRQCVAFVLLGLFWGVLFGHWQLDHRLPPSFSGDEIRVQGTLVGLPDHDARRERIRLRVEQVESVEGDPLALPLRYILVSWYGGPPLHAGERWQLKLRVKPPRGFVNPGGFDYQLWLMRQGVDATAYVRESADNRRLSAPAAGSLSHWRERVRRWLDHHPSGVAHRDLMLALLIGDRSTLSPERWTRLQRTGTNHLLAISGLHVGMVALAGLWLGGILGRGLNALCHRIPASAVGQVFALGFALFYSALAGFSIPTQRALIMIGVVQWVLLRRGSLPASTGLLLAWVAVLVRDPLAPYDTGFWLSFSAVAVLMLALGGRRRAGAQWWGQTVVRSQWAVFLGLMVPLLILVHGVSLVAPIGNLLAIPLVTLMVVPWLLVALLLGALWPWASDLSLVVADLGLSALLAWLEWLEDAAPMTLFQAALSWPALALAGLATLLMLLPRGLPGRWLGYPGIVLALLLPGPPVPPLRVTFLEVGQGLAVAVQTPDYRLVYDTGPTYSERLDAGSGVIVPYWRQLGVHQLDAVVVSHRHDDHSGGLSSVLKSLPTEALWVGDATLSTSKLGRDCHQRASWQWNQVKFRFLHGGFPAQVNGNNRSCVLEIEYAGQRLLLTGDIEREVEWRLVGRDQLNGSIDVLQVPHHGAITSSSIEWVEQTRPARAVVSAAFQGRHGHPNETVVERYRSRGAEVLNTASLGAIVFEWDEQGRRTERYARYAPRRWWYE; this comes from the coding sequence ATGACCTCTCAAGGAGCCCCAACCGTTCAAAGCCCAGGCCGTCAGGCGCTGGTAAAGTCGGTGCATCGTCTGCTGAAGCGCCGACGACTGGCTTTCTCCCTCAACGCTGCACTGCTTAGTGCTTCTCTGGGCATCATTCTCGCCTCCCAATCGGCCCGTTTACCGCCACCATTTGCATTGTGGTTGTCAGCGCCTCTGATCGCGTGTCTGTTCTGGCGCGCGCCCCGTTGGCGTCAGTGTGTGGCGTTCGTGCTCCTGGGATTGTTCTGGGGCGTGCTGTTCGGTCACTGGCAGCTTGATCATCGACTGCCCCCCTCCTTCAGTGGTGACGAGATTCGGGTCCAGGGGACCCTGGTCGGGCTGCCGGATCACGATGCCCGCCGCGAGCGTATCCGCCTGCGGGTGGAGCAAGTCGAGTCGGTCGAGGGCGATCCCCTGGCACTGCCCCTCAGGTACATTCTGGTCAGTTGGTACGGCGGGCCGCCTCTACACGCCGGTGAGCGCTGGCAACTGAAGCTGAGGGTCAAGCCGCCCCGGGGGTTCGTCAATCCCGGCGGGTTCGACTACCAGTTATGGTTGATGCGCCAGGGCGTGGATGCCACGGCCTATGTGCGGGAGAGTGCGGATAATCGAAGGTTGAGCGCACCCGCGGCAGGCTCGTTGAGTCACTGGCGGGAGCGGGTTCGTCGCTGGCTCGACCACCATCCGTCCGGGGTGGCTCACCGGGACCTGATGCTGGCGCTGCTGATCGGTGATCGCTCCACCTTGAGTCCCGAGCGCTGGACACGACTGCAGCGCACGGGCACCAATCACCTGTTGGCCATCTCCGGATTACATGTGGGCATGGTGGCGCTGGCGGGACTCTGGCTGGGCGGTATTCTGGGGCGCGGACTCAACGCGCTGTGCCATCGGATACCCGCCTCGGCGGTGGGTCAGGTATTCGCGCTCGGCTTCGCGCTTTTCTACAGCGCCCTGGCCGGATTCAGCATTCCGACCCAGCGCGCCTTAATCATGATCGGCGTGGTGCAATGGGTGCTGCTGCGCCGGGGAAGTCTACCCGCCTCCACCGGCTTGCTGTTGGCCTGGGTGGCGGTTCTGGTCAGGGACCCGCTCGCCCCTTACGATACCGGGTTCTGGCTCAGCTTCAGCGCCGTCGCGGTCCTGATGCTGGCACTTGGCGGGCGGCGCCGCGCGGGTGCTCAGTGGTGGGGGCAAACGGTGGTGCGGTCTCAGTGGGCGGTTTTTCTGGGGCTGATGGTTCCGCTCCTGATACTGGTGCACGGAGTCAGCCTGGTGGCGCCGATTGGCAACCTGCTGGCGATTCCGTTGGTGACCCTGATGGTGGTTCCCTGGTTGCTTGTGGCGTTGCTGCTGGGCGCCCTCTGGCCCTGGGCCAGTGACCTCTCGCTGGTGGTGGCGGACCTGGGCTTGTCCGCACTTCTGGCCTGGTTGGAGTGGCTGGAGGACGCGGCGCCAATGACGCTGTTTCAGGCGGCGCTGTCCTGGCCGGCACTGGCCCTGGCCGGACTGGCCACGCTGCTGATGTTGTTGCCACGAGGGCTGCCCGGACGGTGGCTGGGTTACCCCGGGATAGTGTTGGCGCTGTTGCTCCCGGGGCCACCGGTACCCCCCTTGAGAGTGACGTTTCTGGAAGTGGGGCAGGGCCTGGCGGTGGCGGTACAGACGCCGGATTACCGGCTGGTGTATGATACGGGCCCCACCTACAGTGAGCGGCTGGATGCGGGTTCTGGCGTGATCGTGCCCTATTGGCGGCAGTTGGGTGTCCATCAGTTGGACGCGGTGGTGGTCAGTCATCGTCACGATGATCACTCGGGAGGGCTTTCCAGTGTGCTGAAAAGTCTCCCGACCGAGGCACTCTGGGTGGGCGATGCGACACTGTCCACGTCGAAGCTCGGGCGGGATTGCCATCAGAGGGCTTCGTGGCAGTGGAATCAGGTGAAATTCCGGTTTCTGCACGGCGGCTTCCCGGCGCAGGTGAATGGCAATAATCGCTCCTGCGTTCTCGAGATTGAATACGCGGGGCAGCGGCTCCTGTTGACCGGTGATATCGAACGGGAAGTGGAGTGGCGGTTGGTCGGCCGGGATCAGCTCAACGGCTCCATCGACGTGCTGCAGGTTCCGCACCATGGCGCCATCACGTCCTCGTCGATCGAGTGGGTTGAACAGACCCGCCCGGCCCGCGCGGTGGTCAGCGCCGCTTTTCAGGGGCGGCATGGCCATCCGAATGAGACGGTGGTAGAGCGCTATCGCTCCCGGGGTGCTGAGGTGCTCAATACCGCGAGCCTGGGGGCCATTGTGTTCGAATGGGATGAGCAGGGGCGGCGCACCGAGCGGTATGCCCGGTATGCGCCAAGACGTTGGTGGTATGAATAA